The sequence GTTTCGTGCTGTTCGCCTTCGCGCAGCGCTCCACGCTCGACCGCACCTACGAGGAGCGGGCCGTGGCCATCGCCAAGACGACGGCCGCGGACCCGCAGATCCGGCGCGCCATGCAGTACGACGACGGCGGCGGCGCCGTCGTACAGGCCGTCGCCGAACGCATCCGGCAGTCGTCGGGGGCGTCCTACGTCGTGGTGATCGACCTGCACGGCATCCGCCACTCGCACCCGATGCCGCAACTGGTCGGCTCGCCCGTGGCCGAGCCGATCGCGGTGCGCGACGGCCGCCCGCACGTCGGCACCGACCAGGGCGCGACCGGGCGGTCCGCCAACGGCAAGGTCCCGCTGTACGGGCCGACGGGCGAGCTGGTCGGCGAGGTGTCGGTGGGCATCCCCGAACATGACGTCCTCGGCGAGCTGTGGCACGAGCTGCCCACCTTCGCCGTATACGCCGCGATCGCCACCGCGCTCGGTTCCGCGGCCGCGTACCTGCTGGCCAGGCGGCTGAAGCGGTCCACGTTCGGGCTGGAGCTGGAGGAGATCGCCGGGCTGCTGCAGGACCGCGAGGCGATGCTGCACGGCATCCGGGAGGGCGTGCTCGCCTTCGCCCCCGACGGCAGGATCACCGTGGTGAACGACGAGGCCCGCCGCCTGCTCGGCCTCGGCACCGCACTCGGCAGCACCCTGGAAGAGGTGCTGCCCGACGGGCGGCTGCGCCGGGCCCTGGACGGCACCCTGACCGGCACCGACATCAACGTGCTGACCGACGAGCACTGTCTGGTCGTCAACCGGATGCCGGTGACCCTGCACGGGCGCGCGCTGGGCGCCGTGGTGACCGTCCGCGACCGCACCGAACTGGTCGGACTGCTGCGGGAGCTGGACTCCGTGCGCGGGCTGACCGACGCGCTGCGGGCGCAGCAGCACGAGTTCACCAACCGCATGCACACGCTCGCCGGGCTGCTGGACATCGGGGCGTACGACGACGCGTACGAGGTGGCCGTCGAGTCGGCCGGTGCCGGGCAGGCGCTCACCGAGGCCGTGCGGGGGCGGATCGGCAACCCGCTGATGGTCGGTCTGGTCGTGGCCAAGACCACGGTCGCCGCCGAGCGCGGGGTGCGGGTCGTGCTCGACGACGACTCCGCGCTGGGCGAGGACCCGCCGCAGCTGCCCCGGCTGCTGACGATCGTCGGCAACCTGCTGGACAACGCGATCGACGCGGCCGGCGACGGGCCGCCCCCGGCGGGCGGCCGCACGGTGGCGCTCACGCTCGCCGAGGACGAGCGGGCCACGACCGTACGGGTGGCGGACACCGGCCCCGGCGTTCCGCCCGGCGCCCACGAGTCGATCTTCGAGGACGGCTGGTCGACCCGGCCCGAGCGGGGCACCGCCCGCCGTGGCCTGGGCCTCGCCCTGGTCCACCGCCTGGTGTCGCGGCACGGCGGCACGATCACCGTCAGCGAAGGGCAGGGCGCGGTGTTCACCGTCCGGCTGCCGTCGTCCTCTCCCGTGCCGCCGGGAGAGGGGCTCACCAAGGCGTTGCCCGTGGGATCCGTGGGAGGGGAGCGCTGATGATCCGTACCCTGGTCGTGGACGACGACTTCCGGGTCAGCCGCATCCACTGCGACTACGTGTCCCGGGTCCGGGGCTTCGAGGTGGTGGGCGAGGCGGCGACCGTGGCCGAGGCGCTGCGGGCGGCCTCCGAACTCCGCCCCGACCTGCTCCTGCTGGACATCTTCCTGCCGGACGGCAGCGGACTGGACGTCCTGCGGCGGCTCACCGGGGACGCCGGCGGGGCCCGCCCCGACGCCTTCGTGATCACCGCGGACCGGGACATCGCCTCGGTGCGCACCGCCATGAAACTCGGCGCGGTGGGCTACCTGGTCAAGCCCTTCGGCGCCGCCGACCTGGCCGAGCGGCTCACCGCGTACCGCGAACTCCAGCACCGCGTCGACACCCTCGGGGAGACCACGGAGACCGAACAGGCCGATGTGGACGCCCTGTTCAGCGCGGTCAGGCCGCCCGCCGTCCCCCGGGTGCCGGCCAAGGGCCACTCGGCGCCGACGCTCGCCCTGGTCCAGCAGACGCTGCGCACCGCCCACCGCGACCTGTCGGCGGCCGAGGCCGCGGAACTGACCGGAGTCTCCCGGGCGACGGCCCAGCGCTACCTCTCCTACCTCGTCAAGGAGGGCATGGTGCGCCTGATCCTGCGCTACGGGGCGACGGGCCGTCCCGAGCACCGGTACCGGATCGCGTCCTGAGGCGCGGCCGGTTTCCCTCACCGGTCCGCTTTCGCGCGAGTGAGAGCAACGTTCCCTTCCGGTCACCCACAGCCACAGCGCGGAAACGCGTGCTCCCTACCTTCGGGCTCAGTCAGTCGAATAGCGGACCGCCGTATGACAGAACGAGCAGCCGGAGCCCCGTGGAGGAGCGATGACAGCCCCAGCCGTACCCCGCCGCAGTGGCCGCTGGATCGAGCAGTGGGATCCTGAGGACGAGGGATTCTGGAAGGCGACCGGGGAGAAGACCGCCCGCCGCAACCTGTGGTTCTCGGTGCTGTCGGAGCACATCGGCTTCTCGGTCTGGACCCTGTGGTCCGTCCTGGTCCTCTTCATGGGCCCGAAGTACGGCCTGACCCCCGCCGACAAGTTCCTGCTGACCTCGATGGTCACGCTGGTCGGCGCCGTGGTCCGCGTCCCGTACACCTTCGCGGTGGCGGTGTTCGGCGGCCGCAACTGGACGGTCATCTCGGCGAGCCTGCTGCTCGTGCCGACGGTGGCGGCCTTCGCGGTGATGAAGCCCGGCACGTCCTTCACGACGTTCTTGCTGGTCGGCCTGCTGGCCGGCATCGGTGGCGGCAACTTCGCCTCCTCCATGACCAACATCAACGCCTTCTTCCCGCTGAAGAAGAAGGGCTGGGCGCTGGGGCTGAACGCCGGTGGCGGAAACGTGGGCGTGCCGGTCATCCAGCTCGTGGCGCTCGCGATCATCGGCGCGAACGGCGGCCCGCGTGTCCTGCTGGGGATCTACATCCCCCTGATCGTGCTGGCGGCCGTGCTGGGCGCGGTCTTCATGGACAACCTGGCGACGGTGAAGAACGACACCGGCGCGGCGAAGGACGCGGCCAGGGACGCCCACACCTGGATCATGTCGTTCCTCTACGTCGGCACGTTCGGCTCCTTCATCGGCTACAGCTTCGCCTTCGGCCAGGTCCTGACGAACCAGTTCGGCCGCACCCCGCTCCAGGCGGCCTACCTCACCTTCATCGGCCCGCTGCTCGGCTCCCTGATCCGCCCGGTCGGCGGCTGGCTCGCCGACCGCTACGGCGGCGCCCGCATCACGTTGTGGAACTACGTGGGCATGGCGGCGGCGACGGCGATCCTGGTCGTCGCGAGCATGCAGAAGTCCCTGCCGCTGTTCGTGAGCGTCTTCGTGGTGCTGTTCGTCCTGAGCGGTCTGGGCAACGGCTCGACGTACAAGATGATCCCCGGCATCTTCCAGGCGAAGGCGCTGGCCAAGGGGCTGGAAGGGGAGGAGGCGGTGTCCTACGGCCGCCGCCTGTCCGGTGCCTCGATGGGCCTGATCGGCGCGGTGGGGGCACTCGGCGGGGTCGGCATCAACATGGCCTTCCGCCAGTCGTTCCTCTCCTACGGCTCCGGGACGGGCGCGTTCGTCGCCTTCCTCGCCTTCTACGGCGTGTGCTTCGCGCTCACGTGGGCCGTATACCTTCGCCGCCCGGCGGGGCAGGCTGTAACGGAGGCGACTGCGGAGACGAAGCCGCAGCTCAGCTACGCGGAAGTGTGACGTAACACCGGTGCAATGAAGTCGAACCGAGCCTGTCACGCGCTGTTGACAGGCTCGAACGGCATACCGGTCAGACGGGGCGTGCCGGTCAGCTAGGAGAGCCGAGCCATGTACGACGAAGAGCAGCACCCCGAGCACGGTCCGCTCGCGGGCTTCACCGTGGGCGTCACCGCCGCGCGCCGGGCCGAGGAGCTGGGCGCTCTGCTCCAGCGGCGCGGCGCCGCCGTCCTGCACGCGCCCGCCCTGCGGATCGTGCCGCTCGCCGACGACGGGGAACTCCTCGCCGCGACGAAGGAGATCATCGACCAGGTCCCGGACGTGGTGGTGGCCACCACGGCCATCGGCTTCCGGGGCTGGGTGGAGGCGGCCGAGGGCTGGGGCCTGGGCGATCCGCTGCTCGGCAGGCTCCGGGAGGCCGAGCTGCTGGCCCGGGGCCCGAAGGTCAAGGGAGCGATCCGTGCGGCCGGCCTGACGGAGGAGTGGTCGCCGTCCTCGGAGTCGATGGCGGAGGTCCTGGACCGCCTCCTGGAGGAGGGCGTGGAGGACCGCCGTATCGCGGTACAACTCCACGGCGAACCGCTGCCCGGCTTCGTGGAGTCTTTGCGTGCCGGTGGCGCGGAGGTGCTCCCGGTCCCGGTGTACCGCTGGATGCCTCCGGAGGACACGACCCCGCTGGACCGTCTGCTGGACGCGACGGTGGCGCGCTCGGTGGACGCCCTGACCTTCACCAGCGCCCCCGCGGCGGCGTCCCTGCTCTCCCGGGCCGAGGACAGGGGCCTGCTGCCGGAGCTGCTGTCGGCCCTCTCCCACGACGTGCTGCCGGCCTGCGTGGGCCCGGTGACGGCGCTCCCGCTCCAGGCGCAGGGCGTGGACACGGTCCAGCCGGAACGCTTCCGCCTCGGCCCGCTGGTCCAGCTGCTCTGCCAGGAACTCCCGGGCAGGGCGAGGGCGCTGCCGATTGCGGGTCACCGGGTGGAGATCCGGGGCCACGCGGTCCTGGTGGACGGCGACCTCAAGCCGGTCCCCCCGGCGGGCATGTCCCTGCTGCGGGCCCTGGCCCGCCGCCCGGGCTGGGTGGTGGCCCGTTCGGACCTGCTGCGGGCGTTGCCGGGCGCGGGCCGCGACGAACACGCGGTGGAGACGGCGATGGCCCGCCTGCGCACGGCCCTCGGCGCGCCGAAGCTGATCCAGACGGTGGTCAAGCGGGGTTACCGCCTGGCGCTGGACCCGGCGGCGGATGCGAAGTACGCGGACGTGTGAGGGAGCCGCCCCACCCCCGTACACGGCGGTGATCCACGAGTGCGCGCTGCACATGGGTTACGGCGGCCCCGAAACTGTGCGCGCCCAACTTCACCACCTCGTGGAGATGAGCGAGTTGGACCACGTGACCGTGCGGGTCATCCCGTTCGGCAAGGGCTCCTTTCCCGGCACGGGACAGTCCATCGACTATCTGGCCGGGTCGGTTCCGCAGCTCGACACCGTCCAGTTGGATGCCCACCATGGCTGCGAGTTCCTCGATGCCGAAGCCCAGTTGGAAAAGTACCGGCTCGTTCTCGACCGCATGGAGGACAACGCCCTGAAGCCCGCAGAGTCCCGTGACCTGATCCGCCGCATCGCGCAAAGCATCTGAGGTACCCGTGCCCGAACTCCACTGGAAAAAGTCCAGCTACAGCCCCGACGCCTCCAACTGCGTGGAAGTGGCCCCCACCCCCACCCCCACCACCATCCACATCCGCGACTCCAAAACCCCCACCACCCCCCACCTCACCGTCACCCCCTCCACCTGGACGGAGTTCCTCAGGTACGCGGAAGCCCACTTCGGGGAAGAGGGGTGACCCT comes from Streptomyces sp. FXJ1.172 and encodes:
- a CDS encoding ATP-binding protein produces the protein MTSIRTWIGRGGRGRLSARILASQLAILALTGVIGFVLFAFAQRSTLDRTYEERAVAIAKTTAADPQIRRAMQYDDGGGAVVQAVAERIRQSSGASYVVVIDLHGIRHSHPMPQLVGSPVAEPIAVRDGRPHVGTDQGATGRSANGKVPLYGPTGELVGEVSVGIPEHDVLGELWHELPTFAVYAAIATALGSAAAYLLARRLKRSTFGLELEEIAGLLQDREAMLHGIREGVLAFAPDGRITVVNDEARRLLGLGTALGSTLEEVLPDGRLRRALDGTLTGTDINVLTDEHCLVVNRMPVTLHGRALGAVVTVRDRTELVGLLRELDSVRGLTDALRAQQHEFTNRMHTLAGLLDIGAYDDAYEVAVESAGAGQALTEAVRGRIGNPLMVGLVVAKTTVAAERGVRVVLDDDSALGEDPPQLPRLLTIVGNLLDNAIDAAGDGPPPAGGRTVALTLAEDERATTVRVADTGPGVPPGAHESIFEDGWSTRPERGTARRGLGLALVHRLVSRHGGTITVSEGQGAVFTVRLPSSSPVPPGEGLTKALPVGSVGGER
- a CDS encoding response regulator; the encoded protein is MIRTLVVDDDFRVSRIHCDYVSRVRGFEVVGEAATVAEALRAASELRPDLLLLDIFLPDGSGLDVLRRLTGDAGGARPDAFVITADRDIASVRTAMKLGAVGYLVKPFGAADLAERLTAYRELQHRVDTLGETTETEQADVDALFSAVRPPAVPRVPAKGHSAPTLALVQQTLRTAHRDLSAAEAAELTGVSRATAQRYLSYLVKEGMVRLILRYGATGRPEHRYRIAS
- a CDS encoding nitrate/nitrite transporter → MTAPAVPRRSGRWIEQWDPEDEGFWKATGEKTARRNLWFSVLSEHIGFSVWTLWSVLVLFMGPKYGLTPADKFLLTSMVTLVGAVVRVPYTFAVAVFGGRNWTVISASLLLVPTVAAFAVMKPGTSFTTFLLVGLLAGIGGGNFASSMTNINAFFPLKKKGWALGLNAGGGNVGVPVIQLVALAIIGANGGPRVLLGIYIPLIVLAAVLGAVFMDNLATVKNDTGAAKDAARDAHTWIMSFLYVGTFGSFIGYSFAFGQVLTNQFGRTPLQAAYLTFIGPLLGSLIRPVGGWLADRYGGARITLWNYVGMAAATAILVVASMQKSLPLFVSVFVVLFVLSGLGNGSTYKMIPGIFQAKALAKGLEGEEAVSYGRRLSGASMGLIGAVGALGGVGINMAFRQSFLSYGSGTGAFVAFLAFYGVCFALTWAVYLRRPAGQAVTEATAETKPQLSYAEV
- a CDS encoding uroporphyrinogen-III synthase is translated as MYDEEQHPEHGPLAGFTVGVTAARRAEELGALLQRRGAAVLHAPALRIVPLADDGELLAATKEIIDQVPDVVVATTAIGFRGWVEAAEGWGLGDPLLGRLREAELLARGPKVKGAIRAAGLTEEWSPSSESMAEVLDRLLEEGVEDRRIAVQLHGEPLPGFVESLRAGGAEVLPVPVYRWMPPEDTTPLDRLLDATVARSVDALTFTSAPAAASLLSRAEDRGLLPELLSALSHDVLPACVGPVTALPLQAQGVDTVQPERFRLGPLVQLLCQELPGRARALPIAGHRVEIRGHAVLVDGDLKPVPPAGMSLLRALARRPGWVVARSDLLRALPGAGRDEHAVETAMARLRTALGAPKLIQTVVKRGYRLALDPAADAKYADV
- a CDS encoding DUF397 domain-containing protein, with amino-acid sequence MPELHWKKSSYSPDASNCVEVAPTPTPTTIHIRDSKTPTTPHLTVTPSTWTEFLRYAEAHFGEEG